The Grimontia kaedaensis genome has a window encoding:
- a CDS encoding cellulose biosynthesis cyclic di-GMP-binding regulatory protein BcsB, which produces MVKQLIGLLLFITFSSYAEKTVEVPLTYATEQRQDLVLRGQSQTVSIPISILAGQEVKAIKLSLAIYNNNRIDKSLLWVAAGNRTLANVEIKQKDKFQYVEMTIPPELLARKEPKLNLRIQHLSDDVELVVDTTKLSTTISAEESSYALTYVESEGFETQTLFSFEEMIRSGQHHSDPVHLVSGIHDNTDLALGIAASLVQGWTLKSRSEDYAFDYQATLLPPPHLNGPTVVFGTKDHLLNAGWINQEMFNEITGPYLAVSKHKKNLEWLLILSGNNNREVKRASKVFGYNLRRLPDQSSMVVKKDDMVTDQTLKSSSSYAINSFTPQQDLTDSPLEISFLMPSNIMFSSEDNAKLNLLLTHSQVAPGAGSMILRVNGEYANSLPLRSSYWRETQHYRLNIPMRHFHPGVNKVSVEIYGPVDIKNQQRRFSVYMSDKSNLRLGSWVSFIPTEDHHVSASDLLTMTNSCGMNAQITVDPTDPVQLKNLWRLLSHVSHRTHKATPGLLVTSDKTQQREFQVSLSKIERIHHLEEDDTETSKFHALRQALFDFVVSEDTSQDSQTEPFSVMTNELAYIEHGKQQGWYRIQFYPASNEAFDDFLRSKTVIPPAGVLSEKEFSSGSNQFVRAAFIGYPAALSAVALLIIWWMSAFVTRFLEGRK; this is translated from the coding sequence ATGGTTAAACAACTTATTGGGTTACTTTTGTTCATCACCTTTTCCAGCTATGCGGAAAAAACGGTTGAAGTGCCGCTGACCTATGCGACCGAACAAAGACAAGATCTCGTGCTTCGTGGACAAAGTCAGACGGTATCCATTCCCATATCTATTCTGGCTGGGCAGGAGGTCAAAGCCATCAAACTTTCTTTGGCCATATACAACAACAATAGGATTGATAAGTCGCTGCTCTGGGTGGCGGCAGGCAACCGAACTCTCGCTAATGTGGAAATTAAGCAAAAAGATAAATTTCAATACGTTGAAATGACCATTCCACCAGAGTTGTTGGCGCGAAAGGAGCCAAAGCTAAACTTACGAATCCAGCACCTTTCTGATGACGTTGAATTGGTTGTGGACACCACAAAATTGAGCACGACCATCAGCGCAGAAGAGTCCAGCTATGCGCTGACTTATGTTGAAAGTGAAGGGTTTGAAACGCAGACACTGTTTTCTTTTGAAGAAATGATCCGAAGTGGACAACATCACAGTGACCCTGTGCATCTGGTGTCCGGCATTCATGACAATACGGATTTAGCACTCGGTATTGCAGCGTCGCTGGTTCAAGGGTGGACGTTAAAGAGCCGTTCAGAAGACTATGCCTTTGATTATCAGGCGACCCTCTTGCCGCCTCCGCATCTTAATGGACCAACGGTAGTATTCGGTACAAAAGACCACTTGCTCAATGCCGGTTGGATTAACCAAGAGATGTTTAATGAAATCACAGGGCCATATTTGGCTGTCAGCAAACACAAGAAAAACCTGGAGTGGTTGCTGATTTTGTCCGGAAATAACAACAGGGAGGTCAAACGGGCGTCTAAGGTGTTTGGATACAACTTACGCCGCCTTCCAGACCAATCATCCATGGTTGTTAAGAAGGACGACATGGTCACGGATCAAACGCTTAAGAGCAGTTCATCTTATGCTATTAACTCCTTTACTCCCCAACAAGACCTGACCGATTCACCGCTTGAAATTAGTTTTCTTATGCCGAGCAATATCATGTTCAGTAGCGAAGACAATGCCAAGCTGAATTTGTTGCTAACGCATTCTCAGGTTGCACCCGGCGCAGGATCGATGATTTTGCGTGTCAATGGTGAGTACGCGAACAGCCTCCCTTTGCGTTCCAGTTACTGGCGAGAAACACAACATTATCGCCTTAATATTCCGATGAGGCACTTCCACCCCGGTGTTAACAAGGTTTCAGTAGAAATCTATGGCCCCGTTGATATTAAGAACCAGCAGCGTCGGTTCAGCGTCTATATGTCTGACAAGTCCAACCTCAGACTTGGCTCTTGGGTAAGCTTTATACCAACCGAGGATCATCATGTCTCAGCCAGTGACCTTCTCACCATGACAAATAGCTGTGGTATGAATGCACAAATTACCGTAGACCCGACCGATCCCGTCCAGTTAAAAAACCTGTGGCGTCTCTTAAGCCATGTATCTCACCGAACTCACAAAGCAACACCCGGACTACTAGTCACATCTGACAAAACGCAGCAGCGTGAATTTCAGGTGTCGCTCAGTAAGATAGAACGTATTCATCATTTAGAAGAAGACGACACTGAAACATCAAAATTTCACGCGCTCAGACAAGCATTGTTTGACTTTGTTGTCAGTGAAGACACCAGTCAAGACTCCCAGACAGAACCCTTCAGCGTCATGACAAATGAATTGGCTTACATCGAACATGGCAAACAGCAAGGTTGGTATCGCATCCAGTTCTACCCCGCAAGCAATGAAGCATTTGACGACTTCCTGCGCAGTAAAACGGTTATACCGCCTGCTGGAGTGCTGAGCGAAAAAGAGTTTTCTAGTGGCAGCAATCAGTTTGTACGTGCGGCTTTTATTGGCTATCCGGCAGCCTTGTCCGCAGTAGCCTTACTGATAATCTGGTGGATGTCAGCGTTTGTAACCCGTTTTCTGGAGGGACGCAAATGA
- a CDS encoding glycosyl hydrolase family 8: MNHALTSGLGLALFSLCSASHASASCDIDYEMWRVFKTSYISSDGRVIDNGNKGISHSEGQGYGMLIAEYFNDEDSFQKLWAWTKANLQREKDGLFSWKWQPQKPHIPDENNASDGDLIIAWALFRAHQRWPNSGYGSSAKKIATELRNTHIKKVADEYILMPGAYGFSFEQRTVTNLGYWVYPALNDFSRYSEKWSALSDSGLEILNLNLRGKDLLVSDWVENRSGQWQPAQGFPSTFSYSSYRIPLYLVWGNYSHRINQNYLRWLTKENTAWVDVLSDEEADYPPPAGAQAIAQLVALSNYRNTKGKTITVKPTGEDYYSDSLVLLAHIAYQERICR; this comes from the coding sequence ATGAATCATGCATTAACCTCTGGCTTAGGGCTCGCACTGTTTTCTTTGTGCAGTGCAAGCCATGCAAGCGCCAGTTGCGATATTGACTACGAGATGTGGCGGGTATTTAAGACGAGTTATATCAGCAGCGATGGCCGTGTGATTGATAACGGCAATAAAGGGATCTCTCATAGTGAAGGACAAGGCTATGGCATGCTGATTGCCGAATACTTCAACGATGAAGACAGTTTCCAAAAACTATGGGCATGGACGAAAGCGAACCTACAACGCGAAAAAGACGGGTTGTTCTCTTGGAAATGGCAGCCTCAAAAACCCCATATTCCTGATGAAAATAATGCCAGTGATGGTGATTTGATTATCGCATGGGCATTGTTTCGAGCGCATCAGAGATGGCCGAATAGTGGCTATGGCTCCAGCGCGAAGAAAATCGCCACCGAGCTACGAAACACACACATCAAAAAAGTCGCTGATGAGTATATCCTCATGCCCGGTGCCTATGGATTTTCTTTTGAGCAGCGCACAGTCACCAACTTAGGATATTGGGTTTACCCCGCACTGAATGATTTCAGTCGATATAGCGAAAAGTGGTCTGCACTATCTGATAGTGGCTTAGAAATTCTTAACCTGAATCTAAGAGGAAAAGATCTCTTGGTTTCAGACTGGGTTGAGAACCGTTCTGGTCAGTGGCAACCGGCACAAGGTTTTCCCAGCACGTTCAGCTACTCAAGCTATCGAATCCCACTCTATTTGGTTTGGGGAAACTACTCTCATCGTATTAACCAAAATTATTTGCGTTGGTTGACCAAAGAGAACACTGCTTGGGTCGATGTCCTCTCCGATGAAGAGGCCGATTACCCTCCCCCGGCAGGCGCTCAAGCCATCGCCCAACTTGTCGCGCTATCAAATTATCGCAACACAAAAGGTAAGACGATCACCGTCAAACCGACTGGTGAAGATTACTATTCGGACAGTCTAGTGTTGCTCGCTCACATTGCTTATCAAGAGAGGATTTGCCGATGA
- the bcsA gene encoding UDP-forming cellulose synthase catalytic subunit: protein MNLSLPIKLLKVFFWFSSIYCLFLLATLNISTDTHLWLASSAFLLILLLSKNMSTRATTFILIIGAFISFRYIYWRFNETLPWESSVDLPFALLLFVAECYGILIYVMGMFVTVKPHERKRVPIDKSRPLPTVDIFIPTYNEPIDVVEPTILAASKMEYPGECRVHVLDDGGTYQKLNNDNHDEAEQARKRADILKNFCKEVGANYITRERNVQAKAGNINHALKETNGDLILILDADHVPTKDFLMNTVGLFQKEPNLGFVQTPHFFITPGPVERNLGIEDKVPSENEMFYNKILLGMDFWNGSFFCGSAAVIRRAAIEEVGGISTKTITEDADTALNIHAKGWDSAYLNIAMVAGLSPDTFGAYVTQRSRWSQGMIQIFLLNNPLLKKGLSFAQRICYLNSTLYWFFPIFRTVFLLSPLMYLLLDLQIFVGNAKDFLIFVVPHLVISILITQRLFGKTRRAFFSELYETALSIYLCLPALSVFIHPKRPNFVVTPKGETTLKVSFSKLTPFMAFIFGLVVLAEAWGIYRYIQFPTEQSQLILVIIFNTFNLMMIILCLGAMLEKCQRRSEPRLLVNEKAVIKIDDNSLNATLNDISLKGARLTLKETHHNIHRGDIVDVVYYTEKAGTSKNKKPSYKQVHLNMRVVAIKNGHHGVQVCCLMESELASDMQIQYAKAYGQSSRWKDRRRYEEQLEVGVLSSVLGLFSMVCENLTRVATTSVKQKMASTKPQGKRELQNG from the coding sequence ATGAACCTCAGTTTACCGATAAAACTGCTTAAGGTGTTTTTTTGGTTTTCTTCAATATATTGTCTGTTCTTGCTGGCAACATTGAATATCTCCACTGATACACACCTCTGGCTGGCATCAAGTGCCTTTTTGCTGATTTTATTACTGTCAAAAAATATGTCTACGCGCGCCACTACCTTTATCCTTATTATTGGTGCGTTCATTTCTTTTCGATATATCTATTGGCGCTTTAATGAAACATTACCTTGGGAAAGTAGCGTGGATTTGCCTTTCGCACTGCTACTCTTCGTTGCAGAGTGCTATGGCATCTTAATTTATGTGATGGGCATGTTTGTCACCGTCAAACCTCATGAGCGAAAGCGCGTACCCATCGACAAGAGCCGGCCCCTTCCTACTGTCGATATATTCATCCCTACCTACAACGAACCCATTGACGTCGTGGAGCCGACCATCCTTGCAGCTTCGAAAATGGAGTACCCTGGAGAGTGTAGGGTACATGTACTGGATGATGGAGGGACATATCAAAAACTGAACAATGATAATCATGATGAGGCAGAACAAGCGCGAAAACGTGCTGATATTCTGAAGAATTTCTGTAAAGAGGTTGGTGCCAATTACATTACTCGGGAGAGAAATGTTCAAGCCAAAGCAGGAAACATTAATCATGCTCTGAAGGAAACCAACGGCGATTTAATCTTGATATTAGATGCCGACCACGTACCAACAAAAGACTTCCTGATGAACACCGTTGGCTTATTTCAGAAAGAGCCAAATCTAGGATTCGTTCAAACACCTCACTTCTTTATCACTCCCGGACCAGTAGAAAGAAACCTCGGGATTGAGGACAAAGTTCCTTCCGAGAATGAAATGTTCTACAACAAGATTCTCTTAGGTATGGATTTTTGGAACGGTAGCTTTTTCTGTGGCAGCGCTGCCGTGATTCGCCGCGCCGCCATCGAAGAAGTTGGCGGTATTTCAACAAAAACGATTACCGAAGATGCCGATACAGCGCTGAATATTCATGCAAAAGGTTGGGACAGCGCATACCTTAATATCGCTATGGTGGCCGGACTCTCACCGGATACTTTTGGGGCCTATGTGACACAACGTTCTCGGTGGTCACAGGGAATGATTCAGATATTTTTGCTGAATAATCCGTTGCTCAAAAAGGGGCTTAGTTTTGCTCAGCGAATTTGCTACCTAAATTCAACATTATATTGGTTCTTTCCAATATTTCGTACGGTATTTTTACTGTCACCTTTGATGTATCTGCTCCTGGATTTACAGATATTTGTTGGTAATGCAAAAGACTTCCTGATCTTTGTAGTTCCACATTTGGTGATCAGTATTTTGATCACCCAGAGGTTATTCGGCAAAACGCGAAGAGCATTTTTCTCCGAGCTTTATGAGACCGCCTTATCCATATATTTGTGTTTACCTGCGCTATCGGTATTTATACATCCTAAACGACCTAATTTCGTGGTCACACCAAAAGGAGAAACAACCCTGAAAGTCAGCTTTTCTAAGTTAACGCCATTTATGGCCTTTATCTTTGGGCTTGTGGTTCTTGCTGAAGCTTGGGGCATCTATCGATATATCCAGTTCCCCACCGAACAAAGTCAGCTCATTCTTGTGATCATCTTTAATACCTTCAACCTCATGATGATCATATTGTGCCTCGGAGCCATGCTCGAGAAATGTCAGCGCAGAAGTGAGCCAAGACTGCTGGTAAATGAAAAAGCTGTGATCAAAATCGACGATAATAGTCTGAATGCCACGCTCAATGATATCTCACTGAAAGGTGCTCGCCTGACTCTGAAGGAAACGCACCACAATATACATCGCGGCGATATTGTCGATGTCGTCTATTACACGGAAAAAGCTGGGACAAGCAAAAACAAAAAGCCGTCCTACAAACAAGTTCACCTCAATATGAGGGTTGTTGCCATCAAGAACGGTCATCATGGCGTTCAAGTTTGCTGCCTGATGGAAAGTGAACTGGCCTCTGATATGCAGATCCAGTATGCAAAAGCATACGGACAAAGCAGTCGCTGGAAGGATCGCCGACGCTATGAAGAACAGTTAGAAGTGGGCGTTTTGTCTTCTGTACTCGGTTTGTTCTCAATGGTTTGTGAGAACCTTACACGCGTCGCGACCACGTCCGTTAAACAAAAAATGGCGTCGACAAAACCACAGGGCAAAAGGGAGCTTCAAAATGGTTAA
- a CDS encoding cation transporter, with product MKDNALIATEERALKVSIMANLVMAFSGWVTYYLSGSEALLLDGNLSFILFLSSIVALRLTRVKALVTDDFPFGKFAGESMYTLFKGIMILGVLLSSITTNIGKIFGYIEGEPTPPLVIGPIMIYTLAMVAICLGLAFYYRNENKKVQYNSMLLDAEAKSSLVDGVLSAAIGIALIAIILVDIKGAWGFLHYIGDAIVVVLLGIAMMPQPADLIRCAFHELMGGSLKDEDEQREIDTTVRQLLSARDIQCKELLAMKVGSSYLIIVCFTAEVFKHKSDDLVKVRKEILESLCKTRSFVDLELVLD from the coding sequence ATGAAAGACAATGCGTTGATTGCCACCGAAGAAAGAGCGCTGAAAGTCAGTATTATGGCTAATTTGGTGATGGCATTTTCAGGGTGGGTGACCTATTACCTCTCAGGCTCTGAAGCGTTGCTGCTGGACGGTAACCTCTCCTTTATTCTTTTTCTTTCTTCAATTGTCGCCCTTCGCCTGACCCGCGTTAAAGCGCTGGTGACGGACGATTTTCCTTTTGGAAAGTTTGCTGGCGAGTCCATGTATACCCTGTTCAAAGGCATCATGATCCTTGGTGTGTTGCTCTCTTCTATCACGACCAATATTGGCAAAATCTTTGGCTATATCGAAGGAGAGCCGACACCTCCACTCGTGATAGGGCCCATCATGATTTATACCCTGGCCATGGTGGCGATATGTCTGGGACTGGCGTTTTACTACCGCAATGAAAACAAAAAAGTTCAATACAACAGTATGTTACTGGACGCAGAGGCAAAGTCTTCGCTGGTGGATGGCGTACTTTCTGCGGCAATCGGTATTGCGCTGATTGCCATTATCTTGGTGGATATTAAGGGGGCTTGGGGCTTTCTACATTACATTGGAGATGCCATTGTTGTGGTGCTGCTTGGGATAGCGATGATGCCACAGCCTGCTGATCTAATCCGGTGCGCGTTTCATGAGTTAATGGGTGGTAGCCTGAAAGATGAAGACGAGCAGCGTGAAATCGATACAACCGTTCGTCAGCTGCTCAGCGCAAGGGACATTCAATGCAAAGAACTACTGGCGATGAAAGTCGGCAGCAGTTACCTCATCATCGTGTGCTTCACCGCGGAAGTGTTTAAACACAAAAGCGATGATTTGGTGAAAGTGCGGAAAGAGATCCTCGAGAGCCTCTGTAAAACACGTAGTTTCGTTGATTTAGAGTTGGTGTTGGACTAG
- a CDS encoding sensor histidine kinase, which translates to MHQRMSAMHSGKALTNAVFRFVLVLVLPAIMLLIMVKGLEVTNHINLPVVDVATQVIQQDGKPTYREVALPHNYTLGSGFSYGQYSLVLPKAGGDTTAILLPPFRDTLVMRTGGELIWQTAPVAYSREHMMPRFRYQPVYHELPNRLFNGENLSVSIDIGSSGGLRLPQIYVGTPEEVKPVYHRQYWSQIGVHKVMLWLTPVITLFYLMLWWFRRQNSEYLYFALGTVCWAMTNMTFTISNLPISQHIYWMLSVSFQPLLTLFMVLFLHRWYGIQARKLEYGFWRVSLLLVVASFVLYEWDPQYIWWRFNESFLRGFVALSAVYIGYILLWQACLRHSLSALILAISGLVGVYAGVLDSLDGMQLLDMYFPLSIHANLLIFLTLCGLLMYRYVSALNKSEELQKTLEDKVVEAVKRFEQEQSIAHESEKQRALLTERQNLLSDMHDGLGSQLVELITLLRVKSVGREDLQLKAQQCLNDLRLILDSRNPLFETQFTVLLGQWRSRIEPVLEASGIDLVWSLDICDEEMHLSAQQKLDLLRVFQELITNTIKHAKDATRVMFCCQMESNSLHIQITDDGKCSEEQDDSDHGYGLASIQSRVKRLGGQCHFQRGTSGASTEMIIPTGKEAGNRT; encoded by the coding sequence ATGCACCAAAGAATGTCTGCGATGCACTCTGGAAAGGCGCTAACCAATGCAGTATTTCGCTTTGTGTTGGTACTCGTGCTGCCTGCAATCATGCTGCTGATAATGGTGAAGGGACTTGAGGTGACTAACCATATCAACTTGCCCGTTGTTGATGTGGCGACTCAGGTGATTCAGCAAGACGGTAAGCCCACATACCGGGAGGTTGCCCTGCCGCATAACTACACCCTTGGTAGCGGTTTTTCCTATGGGCAATACAGTTTGGTACTGCCAAAAGCAGGTGGAGATACCACGGCGATTTTGTTGCCGCCATTCAGAGATACCTTGGTAATGCGAACCGGAGGGGAGTTAATTTGGCAGACAGCGCCTGTGGCCTACTCCCGCGAGCATATGATGCCGCGTTTTCGCTATCAGCCTGTTTATCACGAGCTCCCAAATCGATTATTTAACGGAGAGAACTTATCTGTCTCGATCGATATTGGTTCCAGTGGAGGGTTGCGGCTTCCTCAAATCTATGTGGGTACGCCTGAAGAGGTGAAACCTGTTTATCATCGTCAGTACTGGTCCCAGATAGGCGTTCATAAGGTGATGCTTTGGCTCACGCCGGTCATCACGTTGTTTTACCTGATGCTTTGGTGGTTTCGCCGTCAGAACAGCGAATACCTCTACTTCGCGCTGGGTACGGTCTGCTGGGCCATGACCAATATGACGTTCACGATTTCCAACTTACCGATTTCCCAGCACATTTATTGGATGTTGTCTGTTTCATTTCAACCTTTGCTCACCCTGTTTATGGTGCTGTTTCTTCACCGCTGGTATGGCATTCAGGCGAGAAAGCTTGAGTATGGATTTTGGCGTGTTTCCCTCTTGCTGGTGGTTGCCTCCTTTGTGTTGTATGAATGGGATCCTCAATATATATGGTGGCGATTTAACGAGAGCTTCCTGCGGGGATTCGTGGCGCTGAGCGCGGTATATATCGGGTATATACTGCTGTGGCAGGCATGCTTACGACACAGCCTCAGTGCGCTTATCTTAGCGATATCCGGTCTGGTGGGTGTTTATGCTGGGGTGTTGGATTCACTGGATGGCATGCAGCTTCTGGATATGTATTTTCCGCTGAGTATACATGCAAACTTACTGATCTTTCTGACACTTTGTGGCTTGCTGATGTACCGCTATGTGAGCGCCCTAAACAAGAGTGAAGAGTTGCAGAAAACGCTGGAAGACAAAGTCGTTGAAGCAGTAAAACGTTTTGAGCAAGAGCAGTCGATAGCCCACGAAAGTGAGAAGCAACGTGCTTTGCTGACGGAACGACAAAACCTTTTATCTGACATGCACGATGGATTGGGAAGCCAGTTGGTAGAGCTGATCACCTTGCTAAGAGTGAAGAGCGTTGGCCGGGAAGATCTCCAACTCAAAGCGCAGCAATGTCTCAATGACCTCAGACTGATTCTTGATAGCCGGAACCCGTTGTTTGAAACCCAGTTTACCGTGCTCCTTGGTCAGTGGCGCTCACGCATCGAGCCCGTCTTGGAGGCCTCTGGTATCGACTTAGTGTGGAGCCTTGATATCTGTGACGAAGAAATGCACTTGAGCGCCCAACAAAAGCTGGACTTACTGCGGGTTTTTCAGGAGCTTATAACCAACACCATCAAACATGCAAAGGACGCGACCAGAGTGATGTTCTGTTGCCAAATGGAATCAAATTCACTACATATTCAGATTACAGACGACGGAAAATGCAGTGAAGAACAAGATGACAGTGATCACGGGTATGGACTGGCGTCTATTCAATCACGCGTAAAGAGATTGGGGGGGCAGTGTCATTTTCAACGAGGAACGTCAGGCGCGTCGACGGAGATGATCATTCCAACGGGAAAAGAAGCAGGAAACAGGACGTGA
- a CDS encoding DUF1456 family protein, producing the protein MTNNDILRRIRYTFDFKDKEVVEIFALADVTVTLEQVAAWMKRDEDEAFGQMNSIELSSFLNGFINLKRGKRDGEQPQPDAHLSNNMVFQKLRIALNLKAEDILEILELANFRLSKHELSAFFRKPANKHYRQCKDQILRNFLMGVQLKLRPEDQTEYQD; encoded by the coding sequence TTGACCAATAATGATATCTTGCGCCGCATTCGTTATACCTTCGACTTTAAAGACAAAGAAGTCGTAGAAATTTTCGCGCTGGCTGATGTGACCGTGACGCTTGAGCAAGTGGCGGCTTGGATGAAAAGAGATGAAGACGAGGCATTCGGGCAAATGAACAGCATCGAGCTTTCTTCCTTTCTGAACGGTTTTATCAACCTGAAACGCGGTAAACGCGACGGCGAACAACCTCAGCCTGATGCCCACCTGAGCAACAATATGGTGTTCCAGAAACTGCGTATCGCGCTGAACCTGAAAGCGGAAGATATTCTGGAAATTCTTGAACTGGCTAACTTCCGCTTGAGCAAGCATGAACTGAGTGCGTTTTTCCGCAAGCCGGCCAATAAACACTACCGTCAGTGTAAAGATCAGATCCTGCGCAACTTCCTAATGGGTGTGCAGCTAAAATTACGCCCTGAAGATCAGACCGAATACCAAGACTGA
- a CDS encoding DUF3297 family protein, with amino-acid sequence MNDTTSKPALPDHLSGNPRSPHFVEECFQYDIGIRFNGKERTDVEEYCISEGWIKIPSPKALDRRGQPLLITLKGTVEAYYI; translated from the coding sequence ATGAACGACACAACTTCAAAACCAGCGCTGCCAGACCATCTTTCTGGTAACCCACGCAGCCCACATTTTGTGGAAGAATGCTTCCAGTACGACATCGGCATTCGCTTTAACGGTAAAGAGCGTACTGATGTTGAGGAGTACTGCATCAGCGAAGGTTGGATCAAAATTCCTTCACCTAAAGCACTGGATCGTCGTGGCCAGCCATTACTGATAACGCTGAAAGGCACGGTAGAAGCCTACTACATCTAA
- a CDS encoding bifunctional diaminohydroxyphosphoribosylaminopyrimidine deaminase/5-amino-6-(5-phosphoribosylamino)uracil reductase RibD, giving the protein MLRALDVSKNALPYCQPNPPVGCVLVANGDIVAEGFTQPIGGHHAEVEALGKLSSNIDIKTVTAYVTLEPCSFIGRTPACAETLLNSGIGKVVVSLLDPDRRNNGAGIAMLQQGGVHVEVGLARDEVETFLTPYLGLSW; this is encoded by the coding sequence ATGCTTAGAGCGCTCGATGTGTCAAAAAATGCACTGCCTTATTGCCAACCCAACCCTCCTGTGGGCTGCGTCCTTGTCGCCAATGGCGATATTGTTGCGGAAGGGTTTACACAACCTATTGGCGGCCATCATGCGGAAGTGGAAGCACTCGGGAAGCTCAGTTCAAATATCGATATTAAAACGGTAACAGCATACGTCACACTTGAACCCTGCTCGTTTATTGGCAGAACGCCAGCGTGTGCCGAAACCTTGTTGAATTCTGGGATAGGCAAAGTGGTCGTTTCGCTACTCGACCCAGATCGGCGAAACAATGGCGCGGGTATTGCGATGTTGCAGCAGGGTGGCGTGCATGTTGAGGTTGGTCTCGCACGGGATGAGGTTGAAACCTTCCTGACTCCTTATCTTGGGCTTTCTTGGTAA
- a CDS encoding GNAT family N-acetyltransferase: MIVREYSENDWSRLCEIHDLARLDELRGASLEDAFIPLEIAAKNEDLFDYRLLVAEDNDQVVGFIAHDDEEIAWLYVDPTAYRRGVGKALVNAVIGSPARTFSIEVLKGNNTALNFYQSIGFIETGIASGRMPGNEKFHVTVHTLDNAKAT, encoded by the coding sequence ATGATAGTTCGCGAGTATTCGGAAAACGATTGGTCTCGCCTTTGCGAGATTCATGACTTAGCTCGATTAGATGAGCTTCGAGGGGCTTCACTTGAAGATGCTTTCATACCACTGGAGATAGCGGCAAAGAATGAAGACCTCTTTGATTATCGCCTACTGGTTGCAGAGGATAATGATCAGGTTGTCGGGTTTATCGCACATGATGATGAAGAGATCGCGTGGTTGTATGTTGATCCAACAGCCTATCGTCGTGGTGTTGGCAAAGCATTGGTCAATGCCGTGATTGGTTCGCCTGCACGTACTTTCTCTATTGAAGTGTTAAAGGGAAACAATACTGCGCTAAACTTCTATCAGTCTATTGGATTTATTGAAACAGGTATCGCTAGCGGCCGCATGCCAGGCAATGAAAAATTCCATGTCACTGTCCATACATTGGATAACGCGAAAGCTACCTAA